In Macadamia integrifolia cultivar HAES 741 chromosome 12, SCU_Mint_v3, whole genome shotgun sequence, the following are encoded in one genomic region:
- the LOC122057330 gene encoding agamous-like MADS-box protein MADS9 isoform X1, producing the protein MGRGKIEIKRIENPTNRQVTYSKRKAGIIKKATELSVLCEAKVSLIILSSSGKMSEYCSPSTSLPEILDKYQTSTGKRLWDAKHEFLSKEVERIKKENDMMQIDLWHLKGDDVDTLNHRELQTIEEALENGLTKVRAKEMEFLKMLKKNERMLEEENKRLVYILQQQMATDGNLREAGNGYGQKGRECHSSMPFAFHLQPVQPNLQDNK; encoded by the exons ATGGGAAGAGGTAAGATTGAGATCAAGAGGATTGAGAACCCAACAAACAGGCAAGTGACATACTCAAAGAGGAAGGCTGGAATAATAAAGAAGGCAACGGAGCTCAGTGTTCTTTGTGAAGCTAAAGTTTCTCTTATTATCCTCTCCAGCTCTGGAAAGATGTCTGAGTACTGTAGCCCTTCTACCTC GCTGCCAGAAATCTTGGACAAATACCAAACGTCTACAGGAAAGAGGTTGTGGGATGCTAAGCATGAA TTTCTGAGTAAGGAGGTGgagagaatcaagaaagagaatGACATGATGCAGATCGACCTCtg GCATTTGAAAGGAGATGATGTAGACACACTAAATCACAGAGAGCTCCAGACCATAGAGGAAGCCCTTGAAAATGGTCTCACTAAAGTTCGTGCCAAAGAG ATGGAGTTCCTCAAAATGCTTAAAAAGAAT gAAAGAATGCTAGAGGAGGAGAATAAACGCCTGGTTTACATCTTG CAGCAACAAATGGCTACAGACGGTAATCTCAGGGAGGCTGGAAATGGGTATGGCCAGAAAGGAAGAGAGTGTCATTCTTCTATGCCTTTTGCCTTTCACTTGCAGCCAGTTCAACCCAATTTGCAGGATAACAAATAG
- the LOC122057330 gene encoding agamous-like MADS-box protein MADS9 isoform X2, producing MGRGKIEIKRIENPTNRQVTYSKRKAGIIKKATELSVLCEAKVSLIILSSSGKMSEYCSPSTSLPEILDKYQTSTGKRLWDAKHEFLSKEVERIKKENDMMQIDLWHLKGDDVDTLNHRELQTIEEALENGLTKVRAKEMEFLKMLKKNERMLEEENKRLVYILQQMATDGNLREAGNGYGQKGRECHSSMPFAFHLQPVQPNLQDNK from the exons ATGGGAAGAGGTAAGATTGAGATCAAGAGGATTGAGAACCCAACAAACAGGCAAGTGACATACTCAAAGAGGAAGGCTGGAATAATAAAGAAGGCAACGGAGCTCAGTGTTCTTTGTGAAGCTAAAGTTTCTCTTATTATCCTCTCCAGCTCTGGAAAGATGTCTGAGTACTGTAGCCCTTCTACCTC GCTGCCAGAAATCTTGGACAAATACCAAACGTCTACAGGAAAGAGGTTGTGGGATGCTAAGCATGAA TTTCTGAGTAAGGAGGTGgagagaatcaagaaagagaatGACATGATGCAGATCGACCTCtg GCATTTGAAAGGAGATGATGTAGACACACTAAATCACAGAGAGCTCCAGACCATAGAGGAAGCCCTTGAAAATGGTCTCACTAAAGTTCGTGCCAAAGAG ATGGAGTTCCTCAAAATGCTTAAAAAGAAT gAAAGAATGCTAGAGGAGGAGAATAAACGCCTGGTTTACATCTTG CAACAAATGGCTACAGACGGTAATCTCAGGGAGGCTGGAAATGGGTATGGCCAGAAAGGAAGAGAGTGTCATTCTTCTATGCCTTTTGCCTTTCACTTGCAGCCAGTTCAACCCAATTTGCAGGATAACAAATAG
- the LOC122057329 gene encoding agamous-like MADS-box protein MADS9 isoform X2, which translates to MGRGKIEIKRIENSTNRQVTYSKRKNGILKKAKELTVLCDAKVSLIIFSSSGKMSEYRSPSATMSELLDKYHKYSGKRLWDAKHEFLSNELDRIKKENDNMQIELRHLKGEDVNSLHHKDLATIEEALENGLTKVRAKEMEFFKMLKKNERILEEENKRLNYILHHQQMEMEGCVREMQNDYHHRGRDYHHSQMPFAFRAQPIQPNLQEAK; encoded by the exons ATGGGGAGGGGAAAGATTGAGATCAAGAGGATTGAGAACTCAACAAACAGGCAAGTGACATATTCAAAGAGGAAGAATGGGATCTTGAAGAAGGCTAAGGAGCTCACTGTGCTTTGTGATGCAAAGGTTTCGCTTATCATATTCTCTAGTTCAGGGAAGATGTCTGAGTACCGTAGCCCTTCTGCCAC AATGTCGGAGCTCTTGGACAAATACCATAAATATTCAGGAAAGAGGTTGTGGGATGCTAAACATGAG TTTCTCAGCAACGAATTGGATaggataaaaaaagaaaacgacAACATGCAGATTGAGCTAAG GCACCTGAAAGGTGAAGATGTCAACTCACTACATCACAAGGATCTCGCAACCATAGAGGAAGCCCTAGAAAACGGTCTCACCAAAGTTCGTGCCAAAGAG ATGGAGTTCTTCAAAATGCTCAAAAAAAAT GAAAGAATTCTTGAGGAGGAGAATAAGCGTCTTAATTACATCTTG CATCACCAACAAATGGAAATGGAAGGTTGTGTGAGGGAGATGCAGAATGATTATCATCACAGAGGAAGAGACTACCATCATTCACAGATGCCTTTCGCCTTTCGTGCTCAACCAATCCAGCCCAATTTACAGGAGGCCAAATAG
- the LOC122057329 gene encoding agamous-like MADS-box protein MADS9 isoform X1 — protein MGRGKIEIKRIENSTNRQVTYSKRKNGILKKAKELTVLCDAKVSLIIFSSSGKMSEYRSPSATRMSELLDKYHKYSGKRLWDAKHEFLSNELDRIKKENDNMQIELRHLKGEDVNSLHHKDLATIEEALENGLTKVRAKEMEFFKMLKKNERILEEENKRLNYILHHQQMEMEGCVREMQNDYHHRGRDYHHSQMPFAFRAQPIQPNLQEAK, from the exons ATGGGGAGGGGAAAGATTGAGATCAAGAGGATTGAGAACTCAACAAACAGGCAAGTGACATATTCAAAGAGGAAGAATGGGATCTTGAAGAAGGCTAAGGAGCTCACTGTGCTTTGTGATGCAAAGGTTTCGCTTATCATATTCTCTAGTTCAGGGAAGATGTCTGAGTACCGTAGCCCTTCTGCCAC AAGAATGTCGGAGCTCTTGGACAAATACCATAAATATTCAGGAAAGAGGTTGTGGGATGCTAAACATGAG TTTCTCAGCAACGAATTGGATaggataaaaaaagaaaacgacAACATGCAGATTGAGCTAAG GCACCTGAAAGGTGAAGATGTCAACTCACTACATCACAAGGATCTCGCAACCATAGAGGAAGCCCTAGAAAACGGTCTCACCAAAGTTCGTGCCAAAGAG ATGGAGTTCTTCAAAATGCTCAAAAAAAAT GAAAGAATTCTTGAGGAGGAGAATAAGCGTCTTAATTACATCTTG CATCACCAACAAATGGAAATGGAAGGTTGTGTGAGGGAGATGCAGAATGATTATCATCACAGAGGAAGAGACTACCATCATTCACAGATGCCTTTCGCCTTTCGTGCTCAACCAATCCAGCCCAATTTACAGGAGGCCAAATAG